One stretch of Alcaligenes faecalis DNA includes these proteins:
- a CDS encoding acylphosphatase produces MADCETVEVCVKGRVQGVGFRASALRHAHLYGVKGWVSNAGDGSVELLLQGSADAIDSMVSWLYIGPEQAVVEHVDIQRSYTDKRYDFFEIR; encoded by the coding sequence ATGGCGGATTGTGAAACGGTAGAAGTGTGTGTTAAAGGGCGGGTGCAGGGGGTGGGTTTTCGCGCCAGCGCCTTGCGCCATGCTCATTTGTACGGCGTCAAAGGGTGGGTCAGCAATGCCGGGGATGGCTCGGTAGAGCTGCTGTTGCAGGGCAGCGCGGATGCCATAGACAGTATGGTGAGCTGGTTGTATATCGGCCCCGAGCAGGCGGTGGTTGAGCACGTGGATATACAGCGCTCTTATACCGACAAGCGGTATGATTTTTTTGAGATTCGCTAG
- a CDS encoding MurR/RpiR family transcriptional regulator gives MEPLLRLQRILPGLTPELRRAAQWVERHPVEVSLWSMRKQAQELSIAPATMLRLAKAAGYESYDCFREPFQQALHRNGGTMAARAQNLQGNRASEQQIRDLGEQQEMALESVLRLNPVRSLDACAQAILGASKVGFMGLGVSFACAFQMHYAYQLIRGNGVLLNRAVDLFLELEAGLDSGGVLIVISQAPYVKTVVNSVQQAVQRGITVVAITDSVLSPVAQGAEHVLLFDAQTSEQPAASFFHSLVGTVTVAEHLLARIATLGGKTVVQRLAQLESSFRSQGVYWQQDEAVGSAPST, from the coding sequence ATGGAGCCCTTGTTGCGTTTGCAGCGTATCTTGCCTGGCCTGACGCCCGAGTTGCGTCGTGCTGCTCAATGGGTGGAGCGCCACCCGGTTGAAGTCAGCCTGTGGTCCATGCGCAAACAGGCGCAGGAGTTGTCCATTGCTCCGGCCACGATGCTTCGTCTGGCCAAAGCGGCGGGCTACGAAAGCTATGACTGCTTTCGTGAGCCGTTTCAGCAGGCATTGCATCGCAATGGCGGCACGATGGCAGCGCGGGCCCAGAATTTGCAAGGCAACCGGGCTTCAGAGCAACAAATACGGGACCTGGGGGAGCAACAGGAGATGGCCCTGGAGTCTGTCTTGAGGCTTAATCCCGTCAGATCGCTAGACGCCTGTGCCCAGGCGATTCTGGGTGCTTCCAAAGTGGGTTTCATGGGTTTGGGAGTGAGCTTTGCCTGTGCGTTCCAGATGCATTATGCGTATCAATTGATACGCGGTAACGGCGTTCTGCTGAACCGGGCTGTGGACTTGTTTCTGGAGCTGGAGGCTGGCCTGGACAGCGGGGGTGTGCTGATTGTGATCAGCCAGGCTCCGTATGTGAAAACAGTGGTCAATAGTGTGCAGCAGGCGGTGCAGCGTGGCATTACCGTGGTCGCCATAACGGACAGTGTGCTGTCTCCGGTGGCGCAGGGCGCCGAGCATGTCTTGTTGTTTGATGCGCAGACCAGCGAGCAGCCAGCGGCCAGTTTTTTTCATTCTCTAGTGGGCACCGTCACGGTTGCCGAGCATTTATTGGCACGAATTGCCACCCTGGGCGGCAAGACAGTGGTGCAGCGCCTGGCGCAACTGGAGTCCTCATTTCGAAGTCAGGGAGTTTATTGGCAACAGGACGAGGCGGTTGGCTCCGCTCCGTCTACGTAA
- a CDS encoding TAXI family TRAP transporter solute-binding subunit: MEHISKKTGRKTVWALSATAAMCAMLLSPLPASAQQKFVSIGTGGVTGVYYAAGGAICRLVNKDRGTDGVRCSVESTGGSVFNVNTIKAGELDLGVVQSDVGYNAYNGEGQFKDGGAYKKLRSVFSIHPEPFTVLSRKEANVSKFDDFKGKRFNVGNPGSGTRASMDQLLQAMGLDASFFSLASELRPDEHGPALCDGKIDGFIYGVGHPSANIQDPTTSCGAKLVPLTGPAVDKLVETYPYYAKVAIPGGLYPNNPDDVQTYGVLATFVTSEDVPEESVYNVVKAVFDNFDDFKRLHPALANLKKEDMVKNGLSAPLHKGAEKYFKEKGLL, encoded by the coding sequence ATGGAACACATTAGCAAAAAAACAGGCAGGAAAACGGTGTGGGCGCTTAGTGCAACAGCGGCTATGTGCGCCATGTTGCTCAGCCCCTTGCCTGCCAGCGCCCAGCAGAAGTTTGTCAGTATCGGGACGGGTGGTGTAACCGGGGTGTATTACGCGGCGGGTGGCGCCATTTGCCGTCTGGTGAATAAAGATCGTGGTACTGACGGTGTGCGTTGCTCGGTGGAATCCACGGGCGGTTCGGTCTTTAACGTCAATACCATCAAAGCGGGCGAGCTGGACCTGGGCGTGGTGCAGTCTGATGTGGGCTACAACGCGTATAACGGTGAAGGCCAGTTCAAGGATGGCGGGGCTTACAAGAAGCTGCGCTCGGTATTCTCCATTCACCCGGAGCCCTTTACTGTGCTGTCTCGCAAAGAGGCCAATGTCAGCAAGTTTGACGACTTCAAGGGCAAGCGTTTTAACGTAGGCAATCCGGGTTCGGGCACGCGAGCTTCCATGGATCAGTTGCTGCAGGCCATGGGACTGGATGCCAGCTTTTTCTCGCTGGCCTCGGAGCTGCGCCCGGATGAGCACGGCCCGGCATTGTGTGATGGAAAGATTGACGGCTTTATTTATGGCGTAGGCCATCCTTCGGCCAACATCCAGGATCCCACCACCTCTTGCGGCGCCAAGCTGGTGCCTCTGACCGGTCCTGCGGTGGACAAGCTGGTCGAGACTTATCCCTACTATGCCAAGGTCGCGATTCCTGGCGGCCTATACCCCAACAATCCTGACGACGTCCAGACCTATGGTGTTCTGGCGACCTTTGTGACATCCGAGGATGTGCCCGAAGAGTCCGTCTACAACGTCGTCAAGGCGGTGTTCGACAACTTTGATGACTTCAAACGTCTGCATCCTGCACTGGCGAATCTGAAGAAAGAGGACATGGTCAAAAATGGCCTGTCTGCTCCTTTGCACAAAGGGGCTGAAAAGTACTTCAAGGAAAAAGGACTGCTGTAA
- a CDS encoding TRAP transporter permease, translated as MTQQEHKKTGPDIALTQDETAELEKLVADVDRGGRSVAGAAGMVLFLAAIGWSLFQLWYASPLPFALNLGIFNDTEARALHLGIAMFLAYLAFPARKQSARDRIPIHDWLLALIAAFCGSYLFFFYKELATRPGIPTTMDVVVASMGLVLLLEATRRSLGAPMAVLAIVFIAYIFLGPWLPDALSHRGASLQRLVSHMWLTTEGVYGVALGVSVSYIFIFVLLGSLLDRCGAGNYMMQVSFALLGHLRGGPAKVAVVSSAVNGIVSASSVANVVTGGIFTIPLMKKAGYGGIRAGAIETASSVNGQIMPPVMGAAAFLMIEYVGIPYTDIIRHALLPAVISYIALFYIVHLEALKLGIQPMMASGKPKTFTQKLAGWGMGTAGTLIVMGLVYWIGVGVQAVAGDAAIWILLLLLLVLYVFLLKVAADHEDLPTDINVKTPVRPEPWPTVRAGLYFLIPIGILVWCLTVEVMSAGLSAFWAVMAMLFQMATQRPIIAWFRKQATAQPLRQGVSEVWTGLQEGARNMVGIGIACGTAGLIVGAITLTGLGLRMTAFVELVSMGNVLVMLFFTAAVCLVLGLGMPTTANYILMATLMAPVVVELGAQSGMVIPLIAVHMFVFYYGIMADITPPVGLATFAAAAISGEDPIKTGVQGVTYAMRTAVLPFMFIFNPMLLLIGIHSVWELVLVVVGATVASLAFAAATMGWLRIKTSWLETILLLLVTFMLFRPDWFMDHVSEKYQSRPASELMQVVQNTPDGGNLVVQLAGMNLEGKDLQKTVAVSLPALPEGDQATGLAAASKRLSLAGLTVMAFGDTAQVASVAFGSSARRGGWEQGWDIQQVKVPHPDRPSEFWVFLPAFLILVWLWTRQGVRMRRALPAHGAAQT; from the coding sequence ATGACACAACAAGAACATAAAAAAACGGGGCCGGACATCGCCCTGACACAGGATGAGACGGCAGAACTGGAAAAACTGGTTGCCGATGTCGATCGTGGTGGCCGTTCTGTGGCGGGTGCCGCAGGCATGGTTTTGTTTTTGGCTGCAATAGGCTGGTCCTTGTTTCAGCTTTGGTATGCCTCTCCGCTGCCGTTTGCCCTGAATTTGGGCATTTTCAATGACACTGAAGCGCGTGCCCTGCATTTGGGCATCGCCATGTTTTTGGCTTATCTGGCTTTCCCTGCCCGCAAGCAGTCCGCGCGGGACAGAATTCCGATTCACGACTGGTTGTTGGCCCTGATCGCGGCCTTTTGCGGCTCGTACTTGTTCTTTTTCTATAAAGAACTGGCGACTCGCCCCGGTATCCCCACCACGATGGATGTGGTGGTGGCCAGTATGGGTCTGGTGTTGCTGCTGGAGGCGACGCGGCGCTCTTTGGGCGCGCCCATGGCGGTGCTGGCGATTGTTTTTATTGCTTATATTTTTCTGGGTCCCTGGCTGCCCGATGCCTTGTCTCACCGGGGTGCGTCCTTGCAGCGCCTGGTCTCGCATATGTGGCTGACCACGGAGGGCGTATACGGGGTTGCTCTGGGCGTGTCGGTCTCGTATATCTTTATTTTTGTACTGCTTGGTTCCTTGCTGGATCGCTGCGGGGCGGGCAATTACATGATGCAGGTTTCGTTTGCCTTGCTGGGGCATTTGCGGGGTGGGCCGGCCAAAGTTGCCGTGGTCTCCTCGGCCGTGAACGGGATTGTGTCGGCTTCTTCCGTCGCCAATGTGGTGACGGGCGGTATTTTTACTATTCCCTTGATGAAGAAAGCAGGCTACGGCGGTATTCGGGCCGGGGCGATTGAAACAGCCTCGTCCGTCAATGGTCAGATCATGCCGCCCGTCATGGGGGCGGCTGCCTTTTTGATGATTGAATATGTAGGCATCCCATATACCGACATCATTCGGCATGCCTTGCTGCCTGCGGTCATTTCATACATCGCACTATTTTATATCGTGCATCTGGAAGCGCTGAAGTTGGGTATTCAGCCCATGATGGCGTCGGGCAAGCCCAAGACCTTTACCCAGAAACTGGCGGGCTGGGGCATGGGTACCGCCGGCACCTTGATTGTGATGGGCCTGGTTTACTGGATAGGTGTTGGAGTTCAGGCAGTAGCGGGTGATGCGGCGATCTGGATTTTGCTGCTTTTGCTGCTGGTGCTGTATGTGTTCTTGCTGAAAGTGGCTGCAGATCACGAGGATCTGCCCACCGACATTAATGTGAAGACGCCGGTGCGCCCTGAGCCTTGGCCTACCGTACGTGCCGGTTTGTATTTCCTGATTCCGATCGGTATTTTGGTGTGGTGTCTGACAGTAGAGGTGATGTCTGCTGGTCTGTCGGCTTTCTGGGCTGTAATGGCCATGTTGTTTCAGATGGCCACACAGCGTCCCATCATCGCCTGGTTCCGCAAGCAGGCAACGGCTCAACCGCTGCGCCAGGGTGTCAGTGAGGTCTGGACAGGACTGCAGGAAGGCGCCCGCAATATGGTGGGTATCGGGATTGCCTGCGGGACAGCAGGCTTGATTGTGGGAGCCATTACCCTGACAGGTCTGGGCCTGCGCATGACAGCTTTTGTGGAGCTGGTCTCCATGGGCAATGTGCTGGTGATGCTGTTCTTTACCGCCGCCGTGTGCCTGGTTTTGGGTTTGGGCATGCCCACCACCGCCAACTACATTCTGATGGCGACACTGATGGCACCCGTCGTGGTGGAGCTGGGGGCGCAAAGCGGAATGGTAATCCCGCTGATTGCAGTCCACATGTTCGTGTTCTATTACGGGATCATGGCGGATATTACGCCGCCTGTGGGGTTAGCTACCTTTGCAGCCGCTGCCATTTCAGGGGAGGACCCGATCAAGACCGGGGTGCAGGGCGTCACTTATGCCATGCGTACGGCGGTGCTGCCCTTCATGTTCATCTTCAACCCCATGCTCTTGTTGATCGGCATACACAGTGTCTGGGAGTTGGTCCTGGTCGTGGTGGGCGCAACCGTGGCCTCTTTGGCATTTGCGGCGGCAACAATGGGCTGGTTGCGTATCAAAACCAGTTGGCTGGAGACGATCTTGCTGTTGCTGGTCACGTTCATGCTGTTCCGTCCGGACTGGTTCATGGACCATGTCAGCGAGAAGTATCAAAGCCGTCCCGCCTCCGAGTTGATGCAGGTGGTGCAGAACACGCCGGACGGGGGCAATCTGGTGGTGCAACTGGCCGGGATGAACCTGGAAGGCAAGGATTTGCAGAAAACGGTTGCCGTTTCTCTGCCAGCCTTGCCGGAAGGAGATCAGGCGACGGGACTGGCCGCGGCCAGCAAACGCCTTTCTTTGGCAGGTCTGACGGTCATGGCCTTTGGAGACACGGCTCAAGTGGCATCGGTTGCCTTTGGCAGTTCGGCACGCAGAGGGGGATGGGAGCAGGGTTGGGATATCCAGCAGGTTAAAGTGCCGCATCCCGATCGTCCATCCGAGTTCTGGGTGTTTCTTCCAGCATTCCTGATTCTGGTCTGGTTGTGGACAAGGCAGGGTGTGCGGATGCGGCGTGCTTTGCCTGCACACGGTGCTGCCCAAACCTGA
- a CDS encoding pseudouridine synthase, translating to MTSIRSLPPLASRDGVSPSKVWCPRGSWRLLEEFLLERFPHVSPEVLLERLARGDILDQDGVRQQPGSPYQAERWLWYFRMVENEAVVPFEMPVLYKDERLIAVDKPHFLATTPGGRYLSETALTRLRRDFGEDDISPIHRLDRETAGILLFCRDPASRGAYQSLFQQGEIEKEYEAVAPFQEKLANGLLYSSRMKEVPGRFVMEEVAGEPNSSTEIVCERQWHTEQGQHLALYRLRPQSGRKHQLRVHLSSLGAPIVNDVFYPELLPERDADDFSQPLQLLARHIAFVDPVTGQPRRFSSRRQLELA from the coding sequence ATGACATCTATTCGTTCTCTCCCACCCCTGGCGTCTCGTGATGGGGTCAGCCCCAGCAAAGTATGGTGTCCGCGTGGTTCGTGGCGCCTGCTGGAAGAGTTCTTGCTGGAACGCTTCCCCCATGTCAGCCCCGAGGTTCTGCTGGAGAGACTGGCCCGTGGCGACATTCTGGACCAGGACGGAGTCCGCCAACAGCCCGGCTCGCCTTATCAGGCGGAGCGTTGGCTATGGTATTTCCGTATGGTGGAAAACGAAGCAGTGGTGCCGTTTGAGATGCCTGTTCTTTACAAGGATGAGCGTTTGATTGCGGTGGATAAACCGCATTTCCTGGCAACGACGCCGGGTGGTCGTTATTTGTCCGAAACCGCCTTGACTCGTTTGCGCCGTGATTTTGGAGAGGATGACATCAGTCCTATTCACAGGCTGGACCGGGAAACAGCGGGAATCTTGCTGTTTTGCCGTGATCCTGCGTCTCGTGGTGCGTACCAGTCTCTGTTTCAGCAGGGCGAGATCGAGAAGGAATATGAAGCCGTCGCGCCGTTTCAAGAGAAACTGGCGAATGGACTACTGTACAGCAGTCGCATGAAAGAGGTGCCGGGGCGTTTTGTAATGGAAGAGGTGGCCGGAGAACCGAATAGCAGCACCGAGATCGTGTGCGAGCGCCAATGGCATACCGAGCAGGGACAGCATTTGGCGCTGTATCGCTTGCGTCCTCAAAGTGGTCGCAAACATCAATTGCGGGTGCATCTAAGCAGCCTGGGGGCGCCCATCGTCAATGATGTGTTCTATCCCGAGCTGTTGCCGGAGCGCGATGCGGATGACTTTAGCCAACCGTTGCAGTTACTGGCCCGACATATTGCATTTGTAGACCCCGTAACGGGTCAGCCACGGCGTTTCAGCAGTCGGCGACAGTTGGAGTTGGCGTAG
- a CDS encoding asparaginase: MPTRPKLALVGTGGTIAATTQSNTGLTDYDITQGVQTLLQAVPGITELADLECHQVFNVDSRAMGSLMLLELSHKLNELLARPDINGAVITHGTDTLEESAFFLHLTLKTDKPVVMVAAMRPASALSADGPLNLYQAVQVACSSLAQDQGVLVLLNDQIHSARFLSKQHTTQTSAFGSPDAGPLGLVAGGQPRFMMRTLLPHTHSSLFDVRSLHSLPKVQVFYDHPDTLAELYRHAAQSGVQGIVVAATGNGSLTPGALEGVSRAHRLGVVCVRASRIHAGPVTDSAYDEDHHTIAAHYLPAQKARILLMLCLASKLEHDEIEGIFRDY, translated from the coding sequence ATGCCGACACGCCCCAAACTGGCCCTGGTGGGCACAGGCGGCACCATCGCCGCCACTACTCAGTCCAATACTGGCCTGACTGATTACGACATCACCCAGGGCGTGCAAACGCTGTTGCAGGCCGTACCCGGCATTACCGAGCTGGCTGATCTGGAATGTCATCAGGTTTTCAATGTGGACAGCCGGGCGATGGGCTCGCTGATGCTGCTGGAGCTGTCGCACAAGCTCAATGAGCTGTTGGCCAGGCCGGATATCAATGGAGCCGTGATCACTCACGGCACCGACACGCTGGAAGAAAGCGCTTTTTTCCTGCACCTGACCCTGAAAACCGACAAGCCCGTGGTGATGGTGGCTGCCATGCGCCCCGCCTCGGCCCTGAGTGCGGACGGACCACTGAACCTGTATCAGGCCGTCCAGGTAGCCTGCTCTTCCCTGGCACAGGATCAAGGCGTACTGGTCTTGCTGAATGATCAAATCCACAGTGCGCGCTTCCTGAGCAAACAACACACGACACAAACCAGTGCCTTCGGCTCGCCCGATGCTGGCCCCTTGGGCCTGGTTGCAGGCGGCCAGCCGCGCTTCATGATGCGTACTCTGCTGCCCCATACGCACAGCAGTCTGTTCGATGTACGTTCCTTGCACAGTCTGCCTAAAGTCCAGGTCTTCTACGATCATCCCGACACCTTGGCAGAGCTCTACCGCCATGCCGCGCAAAGTGGTGTGCAAGGCATTGTGGTGGCGGCAACCGGGAACGGCAGCCTGACTCCCGGTGCGCTAGAAGGCGTCAGCCGGGCGCACAGACTGGGCGTGGTATGTGTTCGGGCTTCGCGTATCCATGCAGGGCCTGTGACAGACAGCGCCTACGATGAAGATCACCACACAATCGCTGCGCATTATCTGCCCGCACAAAAAGCCCGGATCTTGTTGATGCTGTGTCTGGCAAGCAAACTGGAACACGACGAGATTGAGGGTATTTTTCGCGATTACTAA
- a CDS encoding ABC transporter permease yields the protein MIDLELFKTTVETLFKGFGLSVYIGLWGIVLSLFIGLSLALMRQSNSRALRSFAFSYSTLFRGTPLLVQLFLLYYGVGTLSFVKESPTLWWLFSDGMRCAILAIGLNSGAYVSEVFRGGFQAVPVGQIEAAKSIGMSAWTRFHRVAFPLAIRQALPAYSNEIVLAIKGTSLASTIAVMDLTGHAKRLMNQNYAIIETFVIAGLLYLLINFTLLSVVHLIERWLKVRR from the coding sequence ATGATTGATCTGGAATTATTCAAGACCACTGTCGAAACCCTGTTCAAAGGGTTTGGCTTGAGTGTGTATATCGGTCTGTGGGGCATTGTGCTCTCGCTATTCATTGGCCTGTCGCTTGCCTTGATGCGCCAGTCCAATAGCCGCGCCCTGCGCAGCTTTGCCTTTAGCTACAGCACCCTGTTTCGCGGCACCCCCCTGCTGGTGCAACTGTTCCTGCTGTACTACGGCGTGGGCACTCTGAGTTTTGTAAAGGAATCACCCACTCTGTGGTGGCTGTTCAGCGACGGCATGCGCTGCGCGATTCTGGCCATTGGCCTGAACAGTGGCGCCTACGTCAGCGAAGTATTCCGTGGCGGTTTCCAGGCAGTGCCAGTGGGCCAGATTGAAGCGGCCAAATCCATAGGCATGTCCGCCTGGACACGGTTTCACCGCGTGGCCTTCCCCTTGGCAATCCGCCAGGCCCTGCCCGCCTATAGCAATGAAATTGTGCTGGCGATTAAAGGCACCAGTCTGGCTTCGACCATTGCCGTCATGGACCTGACCGGCCATGCCAAGCGCTTGATGAACCAGAACTACGCCATCATCGAGACCTTTGTTATTGCAGGTTTGCTGTACCTGCTGATCAACTTTACTTTGCTGTCGGTGGTGCACCTGATCGAGCGCTGGCTGAAAGTACGCCGTTAA
- a CDS encoding ABC transporter permease yields the protein MLETIFNVLREGWGWMFLRGAAMTLLISVLGMALGVVIGITGASIKTNGPRWLRGPVSLYTTVVRSIPELLIIYLLFFGSVQVVSDLADFMRMEDVMTRWFPALVGILAIGLIAGSYSVEVFRGALQAIPEGQIEAAKAIGMSPWQRLRRIILPQMFWYALPGANNVWQTALKDTALISLVGLVEIMRAATLGAANTREPMAMYLIAGVLYFLIGACSQALFLLAERYTGKGMRARA from the coding sequence ATGCTAGAGACCATTTTTAATGTGCTGCGCGAAGGCTGGGGCTGGATGTTCCTTCGCGGAGCAGCAATGACCTTGCTGATCTCCGTTTTGGGCATGGCCCTTGGCGTAGTCATTGGGATTACAGGAGCCAGCATCAAGACCAACGGGCCACGCTGGCTGCGTGGCCCCGTTAGCCTGTACACCACGGTTGTTCGCAGTATCCCCGAGCTGCTCATCATCTACCTGCTGTTCTTTGGCTCGGTCCAAGTCGTCTCCGACCTGGCCGATTTCATGCGCATGGAAGATGTGATGACGCGCTGGTTCCCCGCGCTGGTCGGCATTCTGGCCATTGGCCTGATTGCAGGCTCTTACAGCGTGGAAGTGTTTCGCGGTGCCTTGCAAGCCATTCCCGAAGGCCAGATCGAGGCCGCCAAAGCCATTGGCATGTCCCCCTGGCAGCGCCTGCGCCGCATTATCCTGCCGCAAATGTTCTGGTACGCCCTGCCGGGTGCCAATAACGTCTGGCAAACCGCACTGAAAGACACGGCTCTGATCTCCCTGGTGGGTCTGGTCGAGATCATGCGTGCCGCGACCCTGGGTGCCGCCAACACGCGCGAACCCATGGCCATGTATCTGATTGCAGGCGTGCTTTATTTTCTGATTGGCGCCTGTAGTCAGGCCCTGTTTTTGCTGGCCGAACGTTACACCGGCAAAGGCATGAGAGCCCGGGCATGA
- a CDS encoding transporter substrate-binding domain-containing protein — protein sequence MSFLSKTLICASLALLGSQAAMADTLKIGTEGGYPPWSMVDAAGKVTGFDADVGAALCKELNSDCKFIVQAFDSLIPSLDAKRFDLIISGMSYTPERAKRVNFSIPYAVEDAIFVLPKNSDLVGADNEQAIFDGLAGKTIGVQGGTTHGAFLSKKAPKTTVKNYETLDQMQIDLDAGRLNGTFADLTSQSKFLHKVGEQNFALSKLVIKGSSDPETLGYGIAVGIHKDNAELKAKVDAALCKLIDDGTVKTASEKWFDIDIANYEICKK from the coding sequence ATGAGTTTCCTCAGCAAGACCCTGATCTGTGCCAGCCTGGCCCTGTTGGGCTCCCAGGCTGCAATGGCAGACACCCTGAAAATCGGTACCGAAGGCGGTTACCCACCATGGAGCATGGTGGACGCAGCCGGTAAGGTCACCGGCTTTGACGCCGACGTGGGCGCTGCCCTGTGCAAGGAGCTGAACAGCGACTGCAAATTCATCGTGCAAGCCTTTGACAGCCTGATCCCTTCGCTGGATGCCAAGCGCTTTGACCTGATCATCTCGGGCATGTCCTACACCCCCGAGCGTGCCAAGCGCGTAAACTTCAGTATTCCTTACGCTGTTGAAGACGCCATTTTCGTTCTGCCCAAGAACAGCGATCTGGTTGGCGCGGACAACGAACAAGCTATTTTTGATGGCCTGGCTGGCAAAACCATTGGCGTTCAAGGTGGCACCACTCACGGCGCTTTCCTGTCCAAGAAAGCCCCCAAGACCACCGTCAAGAACTACGAGACTCTGGACCAGATGCAAATCGATCTGGACGCCGGTCGTCTGAACGGCACCTTTGCCGACCTGACTTCCCAGTCCAAGTTCCTGCACAAGGTTGGCGAGCAGAACTTTGCCCTGTCCAAGCTGGTCATCAAGGGCTCTTCCGACCCTGAAACCCTGGGTTATGGCATTGCCGTCGGTATTCACAAAGACAATGCAGAGCTGAAAGCCAAGGTTGACGCTGCCCTGTGCAAGCTGATCGACGATGGCACCGTCAAGACCGCCAGCGAAAAGTGGTTTGACATCGACATCGCCAACTACGAGATCTGCAAGAAATAA
- a CDS encoding ABC transporter ATP-binding protein — protein sequence MNNNDLNAAVQVRDIHKRFGTNEVLKGISLQAHKGDVLSIIGASGSGKSTLLRCINHLVVPDQGEIQIGNDILRSHRNRKGICQTDNPRLLEQVRARLGMVFQNFNLWSHRTVLQNVTEGPIHVKGRPAREAAEYARELLGKVGLSNKCDAYPAELSGGQQQRVAIARALAMDPDVLLFDEPTSALDPEMVGEVLRVIRQLAQEGRTMILVTHEMNFARDVSSETIFMHNGLIEERGHPKDLFDRPQSERLQQFLQPMQ from the coding sequence GTGAATAACAATGACCTGAACGCGGCGGTCCAGGTACGCGACATCCACAAACGCTTTGGCACCAACGAGGTGCTCAAGGGCATTTCCCTGCAAGCTCACAAGGGCGATGTGCTCTCCATTATTGGAGCCTCCGGCTCGGGCAAAAGTACCCTGCTGCGCTGTATTAACCACCTGGTCGTCCCCGATCAGGGCGAAATCCAGATCGGCAATGACATTTTGCGCAGCCATCGCAATCGCAAGGGCATTTGCCAGACGGACAATCCGCGCCTGCTGGAACAAGTCCGCGCCCGCTTGGGGATGGTGTTTCAGAACTTCAATCTGTGGTCGCACCGCACGGTGCTGCAAAACGTCACCGAAGGCCCCATCCACGTCAAAGGCCGCCCGGCCCGTGAAGCGGCTGAGTACGCCCGCGAACTGCTGGGCAAGGTGGGTCTGAGCAATAAGTGCGATGCCTACCCGGCCGAGCTGTCCGGCGGCCAGCAGCAACGCGTGGCTATTGCCCGTGCACTGGCCATGGACCCGGATGTCCTGTTGTTTGACGAGCCGACCTCGGCGCTGGACCCGGAAATGGTGGGCGAAGTGCTGCGCGTGATTCGCCAGCTGGCCCAGGAAGGCCGCACCATGATCCTGGTCACCCACGAAATGAATTTTGCGCGTGACGTGTCTTCCGAGACCATTTTCATGCACAACGGCCTGATTGAAGAACGTGGCCACCCCAAAGACCTGTTCGATAGGCCACAATCCGAGCGTCTACAGCAGTTTCTACAACCAATGCAGTAA